Proteins from one Paenibacillus amylolyticus genomic window:
- a CDS encoding AraC family transcriptional regulator has protein sequence MERFNYKKSQDVLALSASFTDFAYKKHCHEEYAVGVTLRGIQQYNLDGQYQASHQNGVMLFNREQSHDGSSYDKAGIDYVMLYLKPDLVEEIIDKKELRFGSPIVYDSELARKILMLNDAVQLRQDEAECSERVFDLVHLLAQKEMDTKLWLPQDSLVRRAKEIMLCSTEDVLKLDNLSSEFGMSKFQFIREFKSQAGISPYQFFLNCKVERARQSIEMQKDVYAAVADCGFVDLTHLNRHFKRVFGVTAYEYMLQLNYKN, from the coding sequence ATGGAACGGTTTAATTATAAAAAGTCGCAAGACGTGCTGGCACTATCCGCCAGCTTTACTGATTTTGCATACAAAAAACATTGCCACGAAGAGTATGCCGTTGGCGTGACACTGCGCGGCATTCAACAGTATAACCTGGACGGACAATATCAGGCTTCTCACCAAAATGGCGTCATGTTGTTCAATCGTGAACAGTCCCATGATGGAAGCTCCTATGATAAGGCTGGCATTGATTATGTGATGCTGTATTTGAAGCCGGACCTGGTTGAGGAGATTATCGACAAAAAGGAATTGCGTTTTGGAAGTCCCATCGTCTATGATTCCGAACTTGCACGTAAGATCCTGATGCTGAATGACGCCGTTCAACTCAGACAGGACGAAGCCGAGTGCAGCGAACGGGTCTTTGATCTGGTTCATCTTCTGGCTCAGAAGGAGATGGATACCAAGCTCTGGCTGCCTCAGGACAGTCTGGTTCGAAGAGCCAAGGAAATCATGTTGTGCAGCACCGAAGATGTACTCAAGCTGGACAATCTGAGTTCCGAATTCGGCATGTCCAAGTTTCAGTTTATCCGTGAATTCAAGTCACAAGCCGGCATATCCCCCTACCAGTTTTTCTTGAACTGCAAGGTGGAGCGTGCCCGTCAATCGATTGAAATGCAGAAGGACGTCTATGCCGCTGTTGCTGATTGCGGATTCGTGGATCTGACCCATCTGAACAGGCATTTCAAACGGGTATTCGGCGTCACCGCTTATGAATACATGTTGCAGCTGAACTATAAAAATTGA
- a CDS encoding LysE family transporter, translating into MNLASFLIYCIVVTFTPGPSNIVILSSTQIVGARKTMRYVWGATLAFGLLLAASAFLNHLLAGVLPGILKVMQIVGGLYMVYLAYQIYKMGTTEDAPKQVTGFWNGFIMQFVNPKVVLFTFTVIPSYVLPFYQSSFSSFLFVLLITFIGFLAYSSWVVFGTVFRTLLNRHQKLLSILMALFCYTQPL; encoded by the coding sequence ATGAATCTTGCATCTTTTTTAATCTACTGCATCGTTGTTACATTCACCCCCGGCCCTAGCAATATCGTAATTCTTTCTTCTACACAGATCGTTGGCGCACGAAAAACAATGCGTTATGTCTGGGGAGCTACACTGGCGTTTGGTCTGTTGCTTGCCGCATCAGCGTTTCTTAATCACCTTCTTGCCGGTGTGTTGCCCGGAATCCTGAAGGTGATGCAGATTGTCGGCGGGCTGTACATGGTGTATCTGGCTTACCAGATTTACAAAATGGGTACCACCGAGGATGCACCGAAACAAGTGACCGGTTTCTGGAACGGTTTCATTATGCAATTTGTGAATCCAAAAGTGGTCTTGTTTACGTTCACGGTCATTCCAAGCTATGTATTGCCCTTTTATCAAAGTTCCTTCTCATCGTTTCTGTTCGTGTTGCTCATTACCTTTATTGGTTTTCTCGCCTATTCCAGTTGGGTTGTGTTTGGCACGGTTTTCAGAACGCTGCTGAATCGACACCAAAAATTACTGAGTATTCTCATGGCCCTTTTTTGTTATACTCAGCCATTATAG
- a CDS encoding sensor histidine kinase, translated as MPLRYQLMLLFLLFAIVPSVGLGLLVNWTVERVVERQVEGHTMQLIGKVNEALNSKMENLQNMTYLIAFDPDIAAFMDDNMSLNDNAGMESINTDTPGKTEQNRLYGIKQTLQGFTTLYPEIAGIVLVNASGDYISNEMYPRAEQSLIQENWYQKASANPGIFMVLGQPKERNLTTHVRYKDDEIVSVARSITDEASGRVRGVIMIDLKLRSVSQAARNVTLGKSGYVMVTDAEGQSVYKPELPLIEHIPTDWFPSGESGTFTAETEGGTLLFMYQSSTFTGWRTVGVFPTRDSISEVRQIQFYVVSFVFVVCLFGLSASLWFSRSIAQPIFRLMSYMRRAETGNLRPGRWSDRADEIGMLGNSYNRMLAQIRQLISLNELRERQKRDAEMRSLQEHIKPHFLYNTLDTIHWMARKEGAENVSGMVGALSRLFRIGLSKGQDYIPLHSELEHMTSYMQIQQTRYRDRLQYTLNIPAELRDLFVLKLLLQPLVENAIYHGIKGRRGPGHIRVDARLEHNRLLLTVQDDGAGMSGERLAEMRHLLEAPLASLEASSPGITGKSYGMLNVQARLRLSFGEEYGIVLESQEGEGTRVTIIHPLMRELPPIQQINNEERQENEWENS; from the coding sequence ATGCCCCTTCGCTACCAGCTGATGCTGCTTTTTCTGCTATTCGCCATTGTGCCCTCTGTAGGACTCGGGTTGCTTGTGAACTGGACGGTGGAGCGGGTAGTCGAACGACAGGTTGAAGGGCATACCATGCAACTAATTGGCAAAGTGAATGAAGCGTTGAATAGCAAAATGGAGAATTTGCAAAACATGACCTATCTGATTGCATTTGACCCGGATATTGCTGCTTTTATGGACGACAACATGTCACTGAACGATAATGCAGGCATGGAATCCATCAACACCGACACCCCTGGCAAGACGGAGCAAAACCGGTTATATGGCATCAAGCAAACCTTGCAGGGGTTCACAACGTTGTATCCTGAAATCGCGGGGATTGTTCTCGTCAATGCAAGTGGTGACTATATTAGCAACGAGATGTATCCACGAGCGGAGCAGAGCCTGATTCAGGAAAATTGGTATCAAAAAGCATCGGCCAACCCGGGCATATTCATGGTATTGGGACAGCCAAAAGAGCGTAATCTCACGACACATGTACGGTATAAGGATGATGAGATTGTATCGGTTGCGCGTTCCATAACGGATGAAGCGTCAGGACGTGTGCGAGGCGTTATTATGATTGATCTGAAACTAAGGTCGGTCTCGCAGGCTGCCCGTAATGTAACCCTGGGGAAATCCGGTTATGTGATGGTGACGGATGCAGAGGGACAAAGTGTATACAAGCCTGAACTTCCGCTAATAGAACACATTCCCACAGACTGGTTCCCCTCTGGTGAGAGTGGAACTTTTACCGCCGAAACAGAGGGTGGAACGTTATTATTCATGTATCAGTCGTCTACTTTTACGGGTTGGAGAACAGTAGGGGTATTTCCTACCAGAGACTCGATATCCGAAGTACGCCAGATCCAGTTTTACGTGGTTAGTTTTGTATTTGTGGTGTGTTTATTCGGCCTGAGCGCCTCTTTATGGTTCTCCCGTTCGATTGCCCAGCCTATTTTCCGGCTCATGTCCTATATGCGCAGGGCGGAGACTGGCAATCTCAGACCAGGTCGCTGGAGCGATCGCGCTGACGAGATTGGCATGCTTGGCAACAGTTATAACCGAATGCTGGCACAGATTCGACAACTGATATCCTTAAATGAATTGCGGGAGCGGCAGAAGCGTGATGCTGAAATGCGAAGTTTGCAGGAGCATATCAAACCACACTTTTTGTACAATACCCTGGATACGATTCATTGGATGGCACGCAAAGAGGGAGCGGAAAATGTGTCCGGCATGGTTGGCGCGCTGTCTCGATTATTTCGCATCGGGCTTAGTAAAGGACAGGATTACATTCCGCTGCACTCCGAGCTCGAGCATATGACCAGCTATATGCAAATTCAGCAGACACGATATCGTGATCGTCTTCAGTATACATTGAATATTCCAGCGGAACTGCGGGACCTTTTTGTGTTAAAGCTGTTGCTTCAGCCTCTGGTAGAGAATGCAATCTATCATGGCATCAAGGGCCGGCGCGGGCCGGGACATATTCGGGTGGATGCCAGGTTGGAACATAACCGATTACTGCTGACCGTTCAGGATGATGGAGCAGGAATGTCCGGCGAACGGCTTGCCGAGATGCGACATCTGCTCGAAGCTCCTTTGGCCAGTTTGGAAGCGTCTTCCCCTGGGATCACAGGCAAAAGTTATGGCATGTTGAATGTGCAGGCCCGTCTCCGGCTGTCCTTTGGCGAGGAGTACGGTATTGTGCTGGAGAGCCAGGAAGGCGAAGGAACTCGGGTGACCATCATTCATCCGTTGATGCGAGAGCTCCCACCCATCCAGCAAATCAATAACGAAGAGAGGCAGGAGAATGAATGGGAAAATTCATAA
- a CDS encoding response regulator, whose product MENTPDSHVAKKYRVLIADDEPIIREGIRDAIDWTTLGMEVVGEAEDGEEALERAADLDVDIVLVDMNMPFLNGIELIRALQQKCPGCRYLIISGHDEFAYAQEAVRLGVEDYILKPVQAEQLYAALERLHQRLTEEHQRTAYVQQAAHQIERNIPLLRQRFMLEWMEGLAEGKDLTEQLVFLRLPAVPPVQIGIVRWPAAEARQTILRESDRQLFLFAVENIMSELLADLPHVLFRDPSGLIGMCLWQQAPEEVESLLEKQISSCLNIAIHAHVETHSGTLEDTPDTYHHCRERVYEEVQLSPLVRRARQLIHDEYAERELTLESLAFRLQVSAVYLSRVLKKELNDSFVTLVTHARIRKAAQLLDSTTLPIHTIAERVGYDTQHYFSTAFKKTMGISPAQYRKNGGTADRPSANRY is encoded by the coding sequence ATGGAGAATACGCCGGACAGCCATGTGGCGAAGAAATACCGCGTGCTCATCGCTGATGATGAACCGATCATTCGGGAGGGGATTCGGGATGCCATTGACTGGACAACGCTCGGGATGGAGGTTGTAGGTGAAGCGGAAGATGGAGAAGAAGCGCTGGAACGGGCTGCTGACCTGGATGTAGATATTGTTCTCGTTGATATGAATATGCCATTTCTGAACGGAATCGAACTCATTCGTGCCCTTCAACAGAAGTGCCCCGGCTGTCGTTACCTGATCATCTCGGGACATGATGAATTTGCTTATGCGCAGGAGGCGGTTCGTCTTGGCGTAGAGGATTACATCTTAAAGCCTGTGCAAGCAGAACAATTATATGCGGCACTTGAGCGATTGCATCAGCGACTTACGGAGGAGCACCAGAGGACGGCATATGTACAACAGGCAGCCCATCAGATTGAACGTAATATCCCGCTGCTTCGCCAGCGATTTATGCTGGAGTGGATGGAAGGGCTGGCAGAAGGGAAGGATCTGACAGAGCAGCTTGTGTTTTTGCGTCTGCCCGCCGTCCCACCTGTGCAGATTGGGATCGTGCGCTGGCCTGCTGCTGAAGCGCGTCAGACGATACTGAGAGAGAGTGATCGTCAACTATTTCTCTTTGCAGTGGAAAATATAATGAGTGAACTGCTGGCAGACCTGCCGCATGTTCTGTTCCGGGACCCCAGCGGATTGATCGGCATGTGTCTGTGGCAGCAAGCTCCCGAAGAGGTAGAGTCCCTTCTGGAAAAGCAGATCAGCTCTTGCCTGAATATTGCCATCCATGCTCATGTGGAGACACATTCGGGAACACTGGAAGACACGCCGGATACGTACCATCATTGCCGTGAACGGGTATACGAAGAAGTGCAGTTGTCTCCTCTCGTTCGCCGGGCAAGACAACTTATTCACGACGAGTATGCCGAGCGGGAACTGACCCTGGAATCACTCGCTTTCCGTCTACAAGTATCTGCCGTATACCTTAGCCGTGTACTGAAGAAAGAGCTGAATGATTCCTTTGTCACGCTTGTGACGCATGCCCGCATACGCAAGGCTGCACAATTATTGGACTCAACAACGCTGCCAATTCACACCATAGCTGAGCGGGTAGGTTATGATACCCAGCATTATTTTAGCACCGCGTTCAAAAAAACAATGGGCATTTCGCCTGCGCAGTATCGAAAGAATGGAGGGACGGCTGATCGTCCTTCAGCGAATCGATATTAA
- the chvE gene encoding multiple monosaccharide ABC transporter substrate-binding protein: MKKGAMLIWLLVMTLMLSACNLAESGTGSKEKGYVGISMPTKSSERWVGDGENMVRLFQEQGYKTDLQYAEDVVENQISQIENMITKGVDVMVIASVDGNTLTDVIKKAHDEGIQVISYDRLIRNTPYLTYYATFDNFKVGVLQASYIEQKLGLKDGKGPYNIELFGGSPDDNNAYFFFDGAMSVLKPYIESGKLVVRSKQMTMAQIATLRWDGALAQSRMDNLLSAYYSGDHLDAVLSPYDGISIGIISSLKGIGYGTSNKPLPVITGQDAELASIKSIVAGEQTQTVFKDTRKLAEKTVEMANSILQGKQAEVNDTKSYNNGIKVVPAYLLDPISVDRTNVEQDIVGTEYYTKEEIGLK; the protein is encoded by the coding sequence ATGAAAAAAGGAGCAATGCTCATCTGGCTTCTGGTGATGACCTTGATGCTCTCGGCCTGCAATCTGGCAGAGAGTGGCACAGGCAGCAAGGAAAAGGGATATGTCGGTATATCGATGCCAACCAAATCATCAGAGCGATGGGTGGGAGACGGGGAGAACATGGTCCGTCTGTTTCAGGAGCAGGGGTACAAAACCGATCTTCAGTACGCTGAGGACGTGGTTGAAAATCAGATTTCACAGATTGAAAACATGATCACCAAAGGCGTGGATGTAATGGTCATCGCATCCGTGGATGGCAACACACTAACGGATGTCATCAAGAAGGCGCATGACGAAGGAATCCAAGTGATCTCGTATGATAGGCTCATTCGCAATACGCCTTACTTGACCTACTACGCCACGTTTGACAATTTTAAGGTGGGTGTGCTTCAAGCCTCCTACATCGAACAAAAGCTTGGACTCAAGGATGGTAAAGGACCGTATAACATTGAATTGTTTGGTGGCTCTCCAGACGATAATAACGCCTATTTTTTCTTCGATGGCGCGATGTCTGTGCTTAAGCCGTACATTGAATCCGGCAAACTGGTGGTTCGCAGCAAGCAGATGACGATGGCCCAGATTGCGACCTTGCGCTGGGATGGAGCATTAGCCCAGTCACGAATGGATAACCTGCTGAGTGCCTATTACTCGGGTGATCATCTGGATGCCGTGTTATCTCCATATGATGGAATTAGTATTGGGATTATCTCATCCTTGAAAGGGATCGGTTACGGTACATCGAACAAACCGCTGCCCGTAATTACAGGACAGGATGCCGAACTTGCCTCGATCAAGTCGATTGTGGCCGGGGAACAGACGCAGACCGTGTTCAAGGATACACGGAAGCTAGCCGAGAAGACCGTAGAGATGGCCAATAGCATTTTGCAAGGAAAACAGGCGGAAGTGAATGATACAAAATCATATAACAACGGAATTAAGGTTGTACCGGCGTATCTCCTGGATCCCATCTCCGTGGACCGTACAAATGTGGAGCAGGATATCGTGGGTACCGAGTATTACACGAAGGAAGAGATCGGACTGAAATAA
- the mmsA gene encoding multiple monosaccharide ABC transporter ATP-binding protein has protein sequence MAGIILEMKNITKTFPGVKALENVNLKVREGEIHSICGENGAGKSTLMKVLSGVYPHGMYEGDILFQGKKCEFKDIKQSEDLGIVIIHQELALIPYLSIAENIYLGNERANRGIVDWKETFVGTRELLSKVGLSENPNTLVSSIGVGKQQLVEIAKALSKKVRLLILDEPTAALNEDDSENLLQLMLEFKKQGIACILISHKLNEVSKVSDSVTILRDGKTIETLDMKKEKVTEDRIISGMVGRDLTSRYPERHATIGEIILEVKDWTVYHEHHAERKVLDQIHMNIRRGEIVGIAGLMGAGRTELAMSIFGKSYGRNITGQLIKNGKPIQNNTVTEAIQNGFAYVTEDRKEYGLILMDDIKRNISLTGLSKLTRNAVVNEREEVLVAEEMKKSMNIKAPNILQKTGNLSGGNQQKVVLSKWIFAGPDILILDEPTRGIDVGAKFEIYTIIHRLAAEGKGVLVISSELPEVLGLCDRIYVMNAGRITGEVSREQASQETLMRYMTKSGGGKHGNDN, from the coding sequence ATGGCCGGAATCATTCTGGAAATGAAGAATATCACCAAAACCTTTCCAGGCGTCAAAGCGCTGGAAAATGTCAATCTGAAAGTCCGTGAAGGCGAGATTCATTCCATATGTGGTGAAAATGGCGCAGGTAAATCTACGTTGATGAAGGTGTTAAGTGGTGTATATCCACATGGCATGTACGAAGGCGACATTTTATTTCAGGGCAAGAAATGTGAGTTCAAGGATATCAAGCAGAGCGAGGATCTGGGAATCGTCATTATCCATCAGGAGTTGGCCCTGATTCCCTACCTTTCGATCGCAGAGAATATTTATTTGGGCAATGAGCGTGCGAACAGAGGAATCGTAGACTGGAAGGAAACTTTTGTAGGTACACGGGAACTGCTCTCGAAGGTGGGATTGAGCGAAAATCCGAACACGCTAGTATCCAGCATTGGGGTAGGCAAGCAGCAACTGGTCGAAATTGCGAAAGCGCTCTCTAAGAAGGTACGGCTGCTTATTCTGGATGAGCCAACCGCTGCGCTGAACGAGGACGATAGTGAAAATCTGCTGCAATTAATGCTGGAATTCAAGAAACAGGGCATCGCCTGTATCCTGATCTCGCACAAGCTGAATGAGGTATCCAAGGTATCCGATTCCGTCACCATTTTACGGGACGGCAAGACGATAGAGACGTTGGATATGAAGAAGGAAAAAGTGACGGAGGACCGGATCATTAGCGGAATGGTAGGGCGTGATCTCACCAGCCGTTATCCGGAGCGTCATGCCACCATAGGGGAGATCATCCTTGAGGTGAAGGACTGGACGGTATATCACGAACATCATGCCGAGCGGAAAGTACTGGATCAGATCCATATGAATATCAGACGTGGTGAGATTGTAGGGATTGCCGGGCTGATGGGCGCAGGGCGCACCGAGCTTGCCATGAGTATCTTCGGCAAATCCTATGGCCGGAATATTACGGGACAGCTCATCAAGAATGGTAAGCCGATCCAGAACAATACCGTCACGGAGGCTATCCAGAACGGGTTTGCTTATGTCACAGAAGACCGCAAGGAATACGGACTCATTCTGATGGATGATATCAAGCGCAATATCTCCTTAACGGGCCTCAGCAAACTGACACGAAACGCGGTAGTGAACGAGCGTGAAGAAGTGCTGGTGGCGGAAGAGATGAAGAAAAGCATGAATATCAAGGCACCAAATATATTGCAGAAGACGGGTAATCTGAGTGGGGGCAACCAGCAAAAAGTGGTGCTGAGCAAATGGATTTTTGCCGGACCGGATATTCTGATCCTGGATGAACCTACCCGCGGGATTGATGTGGGAGCGAAATTCGAAATCTATACGATCATTCATCGGCTTGCTGCGGAAGGCAAGGGCGTGCTGGTAATCTCATCCGAGCTTCCGGAGGTTCTTGGCCTGTGTGACCGGATCTATGTAATGAATGCCGGACGAATCACCGGAGAAGTCAGCCGGGAGCAAGCATCGCAGGAAACGTTGATGAGATATATGACCAAGTCTGGAGGCGGCAAGCATGGAAATGATAACTAA
- the mmsB gene encoding multiple monosaccharide ABC transporter permease, with protein sequence MEMITKLFKNNIRQYGMIIALVVIMLLFEVLTGGLLLKPINITNLILQNSYILVLAIGMVLVIITGHIDLSVGSIAAFVGAVAAIMMVDWQLPAWLAVIASLLVGALIGAWQGFWIAYVRIPAFIVTLAGMLLFRGLTMIVLEGQSISPFPAGFQKISSGFLADVQFSGFGLVSIIVGLVLTVWYIINEVRERRSQKKYGFEVVSQTLFLLKLIVVAVVTNLFTFVLASYAGIPNILVLLFVLIVVYSFVMNRTVMGRHVYALGGNEKAAGLSGVKTKKVTFWVFVNMGTLAAVSGLIFAARLNAATPRAGTNFELDAIAACFIGGASASGGIGTVFGAIIGGLVMGVLNNGMSLIGLGIDWQQGIKGLVLLLAVAFDIYNKNKRSA encoded by the coding sequence ATGGAAATGATAACTAAACTGTTCAAAAATAATATCCGTCAATACGGCATGATTATTGCCCTGGTAGTGATTATGCTCTTGTTCGAGGTACTGACAGGCGGGCTGTTGCTCAAGCCGATTAACATCACGAATCTGATCCTGCAGAACAGCTACATCTTGGTGCTGGCGATTGGGATGGTGCTGGTCATCATTACCGGGCATATTGATCTGTCTGTCGGTTCCATTGCAGCCTTTGTGGGTGCGGTTGCCGCGATTATGATGGTGGATTGGCAGCTTCCGGCTTGGCTTGCGGTTATCGCTTCATTGCTGGTTGGCGCTCTGATCGGTGCATGGCAAGGCTTCTGGATCGCGTATGTGCGAATTCCGGCATTTATCGTGACACTGGCAGGGATGTTGTTGTTCCGAGGTTTGACGATGATCGTGCTTGAAGGGCAGTCCATCTCTCCTTTTCCGGCTGGATTCCAGAAAATAAGCTCGGGCTTCCTGGCGGACGTTCAATTCTCAGGTTTCGGTCTCGTATCCATCATTGTGGGTCTTGTGCTTACCGTCTGGTACATTATTAATGAGGTGAGGGAACGCCGTTCCCAGAAAAAATATGGATTTGAGGTCGTTTCACAGACACTGTTTCTGCTCAAGCTGATTGTGGTAGCTGTCGTGACGAATCTGTTTACCTTTGTCCTTGCGAGTTATGCGGGTATTCCAAATATTCTGGTTCTGCTGTTTGTCCTGATCGTAGTGTACTCCTTCGTGATGAATCGTACCGTTATGGGACGTCATGTGTATGCGCTTGGAGGTAATGAGAAGGCCGCAGGTCTGTCCGGAGTCAAAACGAAAAAGGTAACCTTCTGGGTGTTCGTAAACATGGGTACACTTGCCGCAGTATCCGGGTTGATCTTCGCCGCACGTCTGAATGCGGCTACGCCAAGGGCGGGTACCAACTTCGAGCTGGATGCCATCGCGGCTTGCTTCATCGGTGGTGCTTCCGCTTCAGGCGGTATAGGTACAGTATTTGGTGCCATCATCGGTGGTTTGGTCATGGGTGTACTGAATAACGGGATGTCCCTGATTGGTCTCGGTATTGACTGGCAGCAAGGGATTAAGGGATTGGTACTGCTGCTGGCTGTAGCATTTGATATCTATAATAAAAATAAAAGATCGGCGTAG
- the mgtE gene encoding magnesium transporter produces the protein MNGPHTKKDFSVEEITEQLVQHVQSRNLPDFYKLVKELHPYDLSLVYKKFPEEETNRFLLLFKPDALADLAETLKLQEQIQLFERLGPERTLEVMQQMDKSDLIRFMHDLPAKRREELLSNMNLDHSAIIRSVLNYPPETAGRIMTDRYRTLLSHETAKEALRQSQGTMHISASSYLYVTDDEGKLVGVVSYRSLALADDKTRIEELMTRRVIHATVDMDQEEAAQLLQRYEFIALPVVDENHRLCGIIQMDDVIDIIMDEASEDLAKMGGGGKDIDFDTKPLVAVRRRLPWLILLLLIGLISGSIVDFFEDTLNQVVALAFFMPMIAGMTGNTGTQSLAVVVRGLIGRKLDKSTVLALIGREIKVGTMIGLVCGLLITVIAYFWQGDWLLGAIIGVSLFLTLVIGTLTGTCIPLLLSRFKVDPAVASGPLITTLNDILSLFIYFGIATRFLDALM, from the coding sequence ATGAACGGACCTCATACCAAGAAAGATTTCTCCGTGGAGGAGATCACCGAACAACTCGTGCAACATGTGCAATCCCGGAACCTTCCCGATTTCTATAAGTTGGTGAAAGAACTGCATCCCTACGACCTCTCACTCGTATATAAAAAGTTCCCTGAAGAAGAAACCAATCGGTTTCTTCTCCTGTTCAAACCCGATGCTCTGGCGGATCTCGCTGAGACCCTGAAGCTGCAAGAACAGATTCAGCTGTTTGAACGACTCGGGCCGGAACGAACGCTTGAAGTCATGCAGCAGATGGACAAAAGTGATCTGATCCGGTTCATGCACGATTTGCCTGCCAAACGCAGAGAAGAATTGCTGTCCAACATGAATCTGGATCACTCTGCCATTATCCGGTCTGTACTTAATTATCCGCCGGAGACAGCCGGACGCATCATGACAGATCGGTACCGGACCTTGCTATCCCATGAGACAGCGAAGGAAGCCTTGCGGCAATCGCAAGGTACCATGCATATCTCGGCCTCCAGTTACCTCTATGTGACGGATGATGAAGGCAAACTGGTCGGTGTCGTGAGTTATCGCTCTCTTGCCTTGGCAGACGACAAGACCCGGATCGAAGAACTGATGACCCGGCGGGTGATCCATGCCACAGTGGATATGGACCAGGAAGAAGCGGCCCAGCTTCTGCAGCGTTATGAGTTTATTGCGCTTCCGGTAGTGGACGAGAATCACAGGCTATGCGGTATCATTCAGATGGATGATGTCATTGATATTATTATGGATGAAGCCAGTGAAGATTTGGCCAAGATGGGTGGTGGCGGCAAGGATATCGACTTTGATACCAAACCACTCGTTGCCGTCAGACGCAGACTGCCCTGGCTCATTCTGCTTCTGCTGATTGGTTTAATCTCGGGAAGCATCGTCGATTTCTTCGAGGATACGCTGAATCAGGTGGTGGCACTGGCATTCTTCATGCCGATGATCGCGGGTATGACCGGTAACACAGGAACACAATCTCTGGCTGTTGTGGTACGCGGATTGATCGGACGCAAGCTCGACAAATCCACCGTACTCGCTCTGATTGGTCGGGAGATCAAAGTAGGCACCATGATTGGCTTGGTATGCGGATTACTGATCACTGTCATTGCTTATTTCTGGCAAGGGGACTGGCTGCTGGGCGCCATTATTGGGGTGTCTCTGTTCCTTACTCTCGTCATCGGTACACTGACCGGTACCTGCATTCCGCTTCTGCTTAGTCGTTTCAAAGTGGACCCTGCTGTCGCCTCTGGCCCATTAATCACCACCTTGAATGATATCTTGTCCCTGTTTATCTATTTTGGAATCGCCACACGTTTCCTCGATGCCTTGATGTAA
- a CDS encoding methylated-DNA--[protein]-cysteine S-methyltransferase yields MRKKLMYTTMQLDGRPWVLIATEQGLCRVVMPNETLEDWNGWLQKVAPGVELEENEYALKQTGMMDWLQSYFAGEPMAYTDAIPLDLIGTNFQQEVWKELGRVPYGEIRTYGDIAAAIGRPSAVRAVGAANGTNPIPVLLPCHRIIGANRKLTGFRGGLEMKRRLLDIEQIEGVTDGGHARFHF; encoded by the coding sequence ATGAGAAAAAAGTTGATGTACACCACGATGCAGTTGGACGGTCGACCCTGGGTGCTAATCGCTACGGAACAAGGATTGTGCCGAGTGGTCATGCCTAACGAAACACTGGAGGACTGGAACGGCTGGTTACAGAAAGTTGCACCTGGCGTGGAACTGGAAGAGAATGAGTATGCGCTGAAACAAACAGGCATGATGGACTGGTTGCAGTCCTATTTTGCAGGGGAACCAATGGCGTATACAGACGCGATCCCACTGGACTTGATCGGAACGAACTTTCAGCAGGAGGTATGGAAAGAACTGGGCCGTGTCCCTTATGGTGAGATACGGACCTATGGCGACATAGCTGCTGCGATTGGAAGACCTTCCGCTGTACGAGCGGTTGGTGCTGCAAATGGGACCAATCCGATTCCGGTTTTGTTACCCTGCCACCGTATTATCGGGGCCAATCGCAAGCTGACCGGGTTCCGTGGAGGGTTGGAGATGAAGCGCAGACTGCTGGATATCGAACAGATTGAAGGCGTGACCGATGGAGGGCATGCGCGGTTTCATTTTTAA